A region of Nitrospira defluvii DNA encodes the following proteins:
- a CDS encoding 4Fe-4S dicluster domain-containing protein yields the protein MPEVYNWQLGRKMLYPYEERHPKWQFAFVFNINRCLACQTCSMADKSTWLFSKGQEYMWWNNVETKPYGGYPQFYDVKITQLIEQVNPGGQVWNVRVGRKHHAPYGVFEGMTIFDAGAKVGQAAIGYIPTDQEWRFVNIYEDTATSMRALVENIDKSGFTRDEPWRLSGSSLPEHETYFFYLQRICNHCTYPGCLAACPRKAIYKRPEDGIVLIDQNRCRGYKKCVEQCPFKKPMYRGTTRVSEKCIACYPRIEGKDPLTGGEPMETRCMAACVGKIRMQSLMRI from the coding sequence ATGCCAGAAGTCTATAACTGGCAACTGGGACGGAAGATGCTGTATCCCTACGAGGAGCGGCATCCGAAGTGGCAGTTTGCCTTTGTGTTCAACATCAATCGCTGTTTGGCTTGTCAGACCTGTTCGATGGCCGACAAGTCGACCTGGCTCTTCTCGAAGGGGCAGGAGTACATGTGGTGGAACAACGTGGAAACCAAGCCGTACGGCGGGTATCCGCAGTTCTACGACGTGAAGATCACCCAGCTCATCGAGCAGGTGAACCCGGGCGGGCAGGTGTGGAACGTGCGGGTCGGCCGCAAGCACCATGCGCCGTACGGGGTGTTCGAAGGGATGACCATTTTCGACGCGGGCGCCAAGGTGGGCCAGGCGGCGATCGGGTACATTCCGACGGACCAGGAATGGCGGTTCGTGAACATCTACGAAGACACCGCGACGTCCATGCGGGCCTTGGTCGAGAACATCGACAAGTCCGGCTTTACGCGCGATGAACCGTGGCGGCTCTCCGGCTCGAGCTTGCCGGAACACGAGACGTATTTCTTCTATCTGCAACGGATCTGCAACCACTGCACGTATCCCGGCTGTTTGGCCGCCTGCCCGCGCAAGGCGATCTACAAGCGGCCGGAAGACGGCATTGTGTTGATCGACCAGAACCGGTGCCGCGGGTACAAGAAGTGCGTGGAGCAGTGCCCGTTCAAGAAGCCGATGTACCGGGGCACGACCCGGGTGTCGGAGAAGTGTATCGCGTGTTATCCGCGCATCGAGGGGAAAGACCCGCTGACGGGCGGCGAACCGATGGAAACGCGTTGTATGGCGGCCTGCGTGGGTAAAATCCGCATGCAGTCGTTGATGCGCATCG